The following proteins are encoded in a genomic region of Actinomadura sp. NAK00032:
- a CDS encoding Zn-ribbon domain-containing OB-fold protein: MPSNTGPSNSAPSETPNHVVEFPGGYTRSVGPVIGRFLSELRDGRLVGVRTAGGRVLVPPAECDPDTGEDVTDEFVEVGPAGTVTTWSWVPDPAKEHPFDRPFAWALIRPDGADTALLHALDLGVFETGAKPPKILKTGMRVRPKYRAERTGTIGDIECFLPEVTMINPRASLEYRLKGGRALGRFLEGISEGRIIGHRCPVCEKVIVPMKGFCPRDGVPTSEEVELPDTGTVTTFAVNNIPDPRAPEVPFVSGYVLLDGAGLTMLTLVAGIPADQVRMGMRVKAAWRPRDEWTHSMSNIKWFEPIDEPDVPFEEIKDFM, from the coding sequence GTGCCATCTAACACAGGGCCGTCCAACTCGGCGCCATCGGAGACCCCCAACCACGTCGTCGAGTTCCCCGGCGGGTACACCCGCTCGGTCGGGCCGGTGATCGGGCGCTTCCTCAGCGAGCTGCGCGACGGCCGGCTGGTCGGCGTCCGCACGGCGGGCGGCCGGGTGCTCGTCCCGCCGGCGGAGTGCGACCCGGACACCGGCGAGGACGTGACGGACGAGTTCGTCGAGGTCGGCCCGGCCGGGACGGTCACGACCTGGTCGTGGGTGCCGGACCCGGCGAAGGAGCACCCGTTCGACCGCCCGTTCGCGTGGGCGCTGATCCGGCCGGACGGCGCCGACACCGCGCTGCTGCACGCCCTCGACCTCGGCGTCTTCGAGACCGGCGCGAAGCCGCCGAAGATCCTCAAGACCGGGATGCGGGTGCGGCCGAAGTACCGTGCGGAGCGGACGGGGACGATCGGCGACATCGAGTGCTTCCTGCCCGAGGTCACCATGATCAACCCGCGGGCGAGCCTGGAGTACCGGCTGAAGGGCGGGCGGGCGCTCGGCCGGTTCCTGGAGGGGATCTCCGAGGGCCGCATCATCGGGCACCGCTGCCCGGTGTGCGAGAAGGTCATCGTGCCGATGAAGGGGTTCTGCCCGCGCGACGGCGTCCCCACGTCCGAGGAGGTGGAGCTGCCCGACACCGGCACCGTCACCACCTTCGCGGTCAACAACATCCCCGACCCGCGCGCCCCCGAGGTGCCGTTCGTGTCCGGCTACGTCCTGCTGGACGGCGCCGGCCTGACGATGCTCACGCTGGTGGCGGGGATCCCGGCCGACCAGGTGCGGATGGGGATGCGGGTGAAGGCGGCGTGGCGGCCCCGCGATGAGTGGACCCACTCGATGTCCAACATCAAGTGGTTCGAGCCCATCGACGAGCCCGACGTCCCCTTCGAAGAGATCAAGGACTTCATGTAA
- a CDS encoding acyl-CoA synthetase produces the protein MGSLGFWRLAQADPEWIAAVDPDGTEYAAGDLLARSNRLVHGLRALGLEKGDGICGLVPNGVEGVVLYLAALQAGWYYTPINWHLTGPEIGYIVADSEAKAFFVHERYAREGARAGEEIEAHRRFAFGDVEGFRPYAELVEGQPDTLPGDRSNGATMHYTSGTTGRPKGVKRALMGIDPDDSAELMTFLLGLFGIPPGRPAGGEHQAHLITSPNYHTAVTQFGGTALQMGHTLVYMDKWDAEDTLRVIEKYRVSNTHMVPTHFKRLLGLPEDVRSRYDVSSMKWAIHAAAPCPVPIKQQMLEWWGDCIWEYYAATEGGGTIASPADWRAHPGTVGNAWPISELLVVDDDGEPVPAGTHGTIYMKMAGVEFEYKGDKEKTEKNRLKDFFTVGDIGYLTEDGFLFLSDRKADMIISGGANIYPAEIENEITLHPKVADVAVFGIPDEEWGEQIKAVVEPAEGAAPGDALAAEILASLEGRLAKMKWPKSIDFIETMPREPNGKLLKRKLRDPYWKDRDSAI, from the coding sequence ATGGGGTCATTGGGCTTCTGGCGGTTGGCGCAGGCGGATCCCGAGTGGATCGCCGCCGTCGATCCGGACGGAACCGAGTACGCCGCGGGCGACTTGCTCGCCCGCTCGAACCGGCTGGTGCACGGCCTGCGCGCGCTGGGACTGGAGAAGGGCGACGGCATCTGCGGGCTCGTCCCGAACGGTGTCGAGGGCGTCGTGCTGTACCTCGCCGCGCTGCAGGCCGGCTGGTACTACACGCCGATCAACTGGCACCTGACCGGGCCGGAGATCGGCTACATCGTCGCCGACAGCGAGGCCAAGGCGTTCTTCGTGCACGAGCGCTACGCCCGGGAGGGCGCGCGCGCCGGCGAGGAGATCGAGGCGCACCGGCGGTTCGCGTTCGGTGACGTGGAGGGCTTCCGCCCGTACGCGGAACTGGTCGAGGGGCAGCCCGACACGCTTCCGGGCGACCGCAGCAACGGCGCCACGATGCACTACACGTCCGGGACGACCGGGCGGCCGAAGGGCGTCAAGCGGGCGCTGATGGGGATCGACCCCGATGACAGCGCGGAACTGATGACGTTCCTGCTCGGTCTGTTCGGCATCCCGCCGGGGCGCCCCGCGGGGGGCGAGCACCAGGCCCATCTGATCACCTCGCCGAACTACCACACGGCCGTCACCCAGTTCGGCGGCACCGCCCTGCAGATGGGCCACACGCTCGTCTACATGGACAAGTGGGACGCCGAAGACACCCTCAGGGTGATCGAGAAGTACCGCGTCAGCAATACCCACATGGTGCCGACGCACTTCAAGCGGCTCCTGGGGCTGCCCGAGGACGTCCGGTCCCGGTACGACGTGTCGAGCATGAAGTGGGCGATCCACGCGGCGGCGCCGTGCCCGGTGCCGATCAAGCAGCAGATGCTCGAGTGGTGGGGCGACTGCATCTGGGAGTACTACGCGGCGACCGAGGGCGGCGGGACGATCGCGAGCCCGGCGGACTGGCGCGCGCACCCCGGCACGGTCGGCAACGCCTGGCCGATCAGCGAGCTGCTGGTCGTGGACGACGACGGCGAGCCCGTCCCGGCCGGGACGCACGGCACGATCTACATGAAGATGGCCGGCGTCGAGTTCGAGTACAAGGGCGACAAGGAGAAGACGGAGAAGAACCGCCTCAAGGACTTCTTCACCGTCGGCGACATCGGCTACCTCACCGAGGACGGGTTCCTGTTCCTGTCCGACCGCAAGGCCGACATGATCATCTCGGGCGGCGCGAACATCTACCCGGCCGAGATCGAGAACGAGATCACCCTGCACCCGAAGGTCGCGGACGTCGCCGTGTTCGGCATCCCCGACGAGGAGTGGGGCGAGCAGATCAAGGCCGTCGTCGAGCCCGCGGAGGGCGCCGCGCCCGGTGACGCGCTCGCGGCCGAGATCCTCGCGTCGCTGGAGGGCCGGCTCGCCAAGATGAAGTGGCCGAAGTCCATCGACTTCATCGAGACGATGCCGCGCGAGCCCAACGGCAAGCTCCTCAAGCGCAAGCTGCGGGATCCGTACTGGAAGGACCGCGACAGTGCCATCTAA
- a CDS encoding crotonase/enoyl-CoA hydratase family protein, whose translation MAERLPISTEHCIVERDGHVVIVTMNRPEARNALSTAMLVGLADAWAYISDTPEVRVGILTGADGTFCAGADLKAMSQPSSDPRVQERAAQITDYHWKGLLRDGRPTKPLICAIEGYAVAGGTELLTGTDLRVVAEGATLGLFEAKRGLFPMGGSAVRLPRQIGYAAALDILLTAREVTPQEALAMGLINKVVPDGEALAAAREMADQIAACAPLSVQAILRAVRETEHLPEEEALKISDEIGWPVFASEDAKEGSRAFKEKRPAVYQGK comes from the coding sequence ATGGCGGAACGGCTGCCGATCAGCACCGAGCACTGCATCGTCGAGCGGGACGGCCACGTGGTCATCGTCACGATGAACCGGCCGGAGGCGCGCAACGCGCTCAGCACCGCGATGCTGGTCGGCCTCGCCGACGCCTGGGCCTACATCTCGGACACGCCCGAGGTCCGCGTCGGCATCCTCACCGGAGCCGACGGGACGTTCTGCGCCGGCGCCGATCTGAAGGCGATGAGCCAGCCGTCCTCGGACCCGCGCGTGCAGGAGCGGGCCGCGCAGATCACCGACTACCACTGGAAGGGCCTGCTGCGCGACGGCCGCCCCACCAAGCCGCTCATCTGCGCCATCGAGGGCTACGCCGTCGCCGGCGGCACCGAACTGCTCACCGGCACCGACCTGCGGGTCGTCGCCGAGGGCGCCACCCTCGGACTGTTCGAGGCCAAGCGCGGCCTGTTCCCCATGGGCGGCAGCGCCGTCCGCCTGCCCCGCCAGATCGGCTACGCCGCCGCGCTCGACATCCTGCTCACCGCCCGCGAGGTGACCCCGCAGGAGGCCCTCGCCATGGGGCTGATCAACAAGGTCGTCCCGGACGGCGAGGCCCTCGCCGCCGCCCGCGAGATGGCCGACCAGATCGCCGCGTGCGCGCCGCTGTCCGTCCAGGCGATCCTGCGCGCCGTCCGCGAGACCGAGCACCTCCCCGAGGAGGAGGCCCTCAAGATCTCCGACGAGATCGGCTGGCCCGTCTTCGCCTCCGAGGACGCCAAGGAGGGCTCCCGCGCCTTCAAGGAGAAGCGCCCCGCCGTCTACCAGGGCAAGTAA
- a CDS encoding nitronate monooxygenase family protein: protein MRTRVTELFGIEYPIFAFSHCRDVVAAVSRAGGMGVLGALHFTPEELELELKWLDENVGGKPYGVDVVMPAKYEGADMGDAEELLGKLQGMIPAEHKQFLEGLLAEHGVDPPSEQAGKALLGWTDVTARPQVEVALKHPIALLANALGPPPADVVAQAHEHGVKVAGLASNARHARKQVEVGVDIIVAQGTEAGGHTGDVATMVLIPEVVDAVGEDTIVLAAGGIGRGRQMAAGMALGADGVWTGSIWLTVDEADTPERALPKLLEATSRDTVRSRAWTGKPARFLKTAWTEAWESEQSPGYLPMPMQFMLIADALPRIQRSGDGELVTFPVGQIVGSMNQVKPAAQVVYDLIEEYVEAIERLNTITEG, encoded by the coding sequence GTGCGGACACGAGTCACCGAACTATTCGGCATCGAGTACCCGATCTTTGCGTTCAGTCACTGCCGCGATGTGGTCGCGGCGGTGAGCCGCGCCGGCGGCATGGGCGTCCTTGGCGCCCTGCACTTCACTCCCGAGGAACTCGAACTCGAGCTCAAGTGGCTCGACGAGAACGTCGGCGGCAAACCCTACGGCGTGGACGTGGTCATGCCCGCCAAGTACGAGGGCGCCGACATGGGCGACGCCGAGGAGCTGCTCGGCAAGCTGCAGGGCATGATCCCGGCCGAGCACAAGCAGTTCCTCGAGGGCCTGCTCGCCGAGCACGGCGTCGACCCGCCCTCGGAGCAGGCGGGCAAGGCGCTGCTCGGCTGGACGGACGTGACCGCCCGGCCGCAGGTCGAGGTGGCGCTCAAGCACCCGATCGCGCTGCTGGCGAACGCGCTCGGCCCGCCCCCGGCGGACGTCGTCGCGCAGGCGCACGAGCACGGCGTGAAGGTCGCGGGGCTCGCCTCCAACGCCCGGCACGCCCGCAAGCAGGTCGAGGTCGGCGTGGACATCATCGTCGCCCAGGGCACCGAGGCCGGCGGCCACACCGGCGACGTGGCGACCATGGTGCTGATCCCCGAGGTCGTGGACGCGGTCGGCGAGGACACGATCGTGCTGGCCGCGGGCGGCATCGGCCGGGGCCGGCAGATGGCCGCGGGCATGGCGCTCGGCGCCGACGGCGTCTGGACGGGCTCCATCTGGCTGACCGTCGACGAGGCCGACACCCCGGAGCGGGCCCTGCCCAAGCTGCTGGAGGCCACCTCGCGCGACACCGTCCGGTCCCGGGCGTGGACGGGCAAGCCCGCCCGCTTCCTCAAGACCGCGTGGACGGAGGCGTGGGAGAGCGAGCAGTCGCCCGGCTACCTGCCGATGCCCATGCAGTTCATGCTGATCGCGGACGCGCTGCCGCGCATCCAGCGGTCCGGCGACGGCGAGCTGGTGACGTTCCCGGTCGGCCAGATCGTCGGGTCGATGAACCAGGTCAAGCCGGCCGCCCAGGTCGTCTACGACCTGATCGAGGAGTACGTCGAGGCCATCGAGCGCCTCAACACGATCACCGAAGGCTGA
- a CDS encoding DUF3068 domain-containing protein: MRRPVGLVLIGLGAFFLALAPLIRFYIADQVVVAPLNRYQVTSLESKDATYFDQADLKVKTGVTLLAKNTVRGDVRANEGNDDIAVWDSTTNIYDQAKPDKPVQIQGFRIAFDRRTGVLVNCCGVNVDGDNAVRMSGYGLLFPIANVHKRDYPFFDMTTKQAAPMQFNAVEKVHGLTTYRFTQTIPLTKTAALDTKLPAKMLGLPEDAGNQKVDRYTEAYNTVWVDPRTGIPVKHRKNIRSTVQTADGKGKMIVAQADLISTDKDQKAMVDMANSNALQIDLVRSYLPAAAIFFGLILLFTGGYMGLARRDPPPIETPRRADGKFGDMTPAAPPRAPSPQPHQAAAPPPPPSQPRRQAPQSQRQQRKATGGPSRRP; encoded by the coding sequence ATGCGGCGACCGGTCGGCCTGGTCCTGATCGGCCTCGGTGCCTTCTTCCTCGCGCTCGCGCCGCTGATCCGCTTCTACATCGCCGACCAGGTGGTCGTCGCGCCGCTGAACCGCTACCAGGTGACGTCCCTGGAGTCGAAGGACGCGACGTACTTCGACCAGGCGGACCTCAAGGTCAAGACCGGTGTCACCCTGCTGGCGAAGAACACCGTCCGCGGCGACGTCCGCGCCAACGAGGGCAACGACGACATCGCGGTCTGGGACTCCACGACCAACATCTACGACCAGGCCAAACCGGACAAGCCCGTCCAGATCCAGGGCTTCCGCATCGCCTTCGACCGCCGGACGGGCGTCCTGGTCAACTGCTGCGGCGTCAACGTCGACGGCGACAACGCCGTCCGCATGTCGGGCTACGGACTGCTGTTCCCGATCGCGAACGTCCACAAGCGCGACTACCCGTTCTTCGACATGACCACCAAGCAGGCGGCGCCGATGCAGTTCAACGCCGTCGAGAAGGTCCACGGGCTCACCACGTACCGCTTCACCCAGACCATCCCCCTGACGAAGACGGCCGCGCTCGACACCAAGCTGCCCGCCAAGATGCTGGGCCTGCCCGAGGACGCCGGCAACCAGAAGGTGGACCGCTACACCGAGGCGTACAACACCGTCTGGGTCGACCCGCGCACCGGCATTCCGGTCAAGCACCGCAAGAACATCCGCAGCACCGTCCAGACGGCGGACGGCAAGGGCAAGATGATCGTCGCCCAGGCCGACCTCATCAGCACCGACAAAGACCAGAAGGCCATGGTCGACATGGCCAACAGCAACGCGCTGCAGATCGACCTGGTCCGCAGCTACCTCCCGGCCGCCGCCATCTTCTTCGGCCTGATCCTGCTGTTCACCGGCGGCTACATGGGCCTGGCCCGCCGCGACCCCCCGCCCATCGAAACCCCCCGCCGCGCCGACGGCAAGTTCGGCGACATGACCCCGGCGGCCCCGCCCCGCGCCCCGTCCCCCCAACCCCACCAGGCCGCCGCCCCGCCGCCCCCACCGTCCCAACCCCGCCGCCAGGCCCCCCAAAGCCAACGCCAACAACGCAAGGCCACCGGCGGCCCCTCCCGCCGCCCCTAG
- a CDS encoding class I SAM-dependent methyltransferase codes for MTSAHGRPAAQDGLVPRHCATLARSVRLLSAFRRERREPEHFYDLMARDAVALLGCYTEVRGATVIDVGTGFGFFARALTAAGARCAGIDHDFGELVAHGPGRSSRLVASALALPFRADAADVCFSSNVLEHVSDPWRMAGEMVRVTRPGGTVFLSFTNWLSPWGGHETSPWHYLGGDRAARWYERRTGRPPKNRYGHNLHPVSVASALAWARGRDDVRVLDALPRYHPRWAEAVVRVPGLREVATWNLVLVLRKRES; via the coding sequence TTGACCTCGGCGCATGGGCGCCCGGCGGCGCAGGACGGGCTCGTTCCCCGGCACTGTGCGACGCTGGCGCGGTCGGTGCGGCTGCTCAGCGCGTTCCGGCGCGAACGGCGGGAGCCGGAGCACTTCTACGACCTCATGGCGCGCGATGCCGTCGCCCTGCTCGGGTGCTACACCGAGGTGCGGGGCGCGACTGTGATCGATGTGGGGACGGGCTTCGGGTTCTTTGCGCGCGCGCTGACCGCGGCTGGTGCGCGCTGCGCCGGGATCGATCATGATTTTGGTGAGCTGGTCGCGCATGGCCCGGGTCGGTCGAGCCGGCTTGTCGCGAGTGCGCTGGCGCTGCCGTTCAGGGCGGACGCCGCCGACGTGTGCTTCTCGTCCAATGTCCTGGAGCATGTTTCCGACCCGTGGCGCATGGCCGGGGAGATGGTCCGCGTGACGCGGCCCGGCGGGACGGTGTTCCTGTCGTTCACCAACTGGCTGTCGCCGTGGGGCGGGCACGAGACCTCGCCCTGGCACTACCTCGGCGGCGACCGGGCCGCCCGCTGGTACGAGCGCCGGACGGGGCGTCCGCCCAAGAACCGGTACGGGCACAACCTGCACCCCGTGTCGGTGGCGTCGGCGCTGGCATGGGCCCGGGGACGGGACGACGTGCGGGTCCTGGACGCGCTGCCGCGCTATCATCCGCGCTGGGCCGAGGCCGTGGTGCGCGTCCCGGGGCTGCGGGAGGTCGCGACGTGGAACCTCGTCCTCGTGCTCAGGAAGAGGGAGTCGTGA
- a CDS encoding acyltransferase — protein MRPAAPPPISGHQNTIDGLRAVAALAVLVFHVASSAGSITNPDGPRWLFNGGQIGVPIFFALSGLLLYRPWAAAALDGRSAPRTATYLRRRVFRIMPAYWAVVVVYMVTAGRDHIGDPVTWASLMTLTQTYLPGAWWPTDLGPSHLGQCWSLVVEVAWYVTLPVTAAVLAWYARRTRTDDVGVRAKRLLIGIGVYAALSLPWTAVMFVPERQTQMGLFLPRYFAWFAIGMALAVVTVWARLDERRPVAALCRAVSDSWAACWTAAAMLYVVAATPAAGPLSLRDADTFWTSVLHVVVFGLCAAAFVAPVVLAPPGQPVLGAILGNPVMRFLGRISYGVFLWQLLIIVSWYDAADRTFRGDVATDLPLMAAATIAAGTLSYYLVEWPVQRLARRRDRARPAPAPVPSS, from the coding sequence GTGAGACCTGCCGCGCCGCCGCCGATCTCCGGTCACCAGAACACGATCGACGGCCTGCGGGCGGTCGCGGCGCTCGCCGTCCTCGTCTTCCACGTCGCGAGTTCGGCGGGGTCCATCACCAACCCGGACGGGCCGCGGTGGCTGTTCAACGGCGGTCAGATCGGGGTGCCGATCTTCTTCGCGCTGTCGGGCCTGCTGCTGTACCGGCCGTGGGCGGCGGCGGCTCTGGACGGGCGATCCGCTCCGCGCACGGCGACCTATCTGCGCCGGCGCGTCTTCCGCATCATGCCGGCCTACTGGGCCGTGGTCGTGGTCTACATGGTCACGGCCGGCCGGGACCACATCGGCGACCCGGTCACCTGGGCGTCGCTGATGACGCTCACGCAGACCTACCTGCCGGGCGCGTGGTGGCCCACCGACCTCGGGCCGTCGCATCTCGGGCAGTGCTGGAGCCTCGTCGTCGAGGTCGCCTGGTACGTGACGCTGCCGGTCACCGCGGCCGTCCTCGCCTGGTACGCGCGCCGGACACGGACCGACGACGTCGGCGTGCGGGCCAAGCGGCTGCTGATCGGCATCGGCGTGTACGCGGCGCTGTCGCTGCCCTGGACGGCCGTCATGTTCGTCCCGGAGCGGCAGACGCAGATGGGGCTGTTCCTGCCGCGGTACTTCGCCTGGTTCGCGATCGGGATGGCGCTCGCGGTGGTGACGGTCTGGGCGCGGCTGGACGAGCGGCGCCCGGTCGCGGCGCTGTGCCGGGCCGTGTCGGACTCGTGGGCGGCGTGCTGGACGGCGGCGGCCATGCTGTACGTGGTCGCGGCGACGCCCGCGGCGGGCCCGCTGAGTCTGCGGGACGCCGACACGTTCTGGACGTCCGTCCTGCATGTGGTGGTGTTCGGGCTGTGCGCGGCGGCGTTCGTGGCGCCGGTCGTGCTTGCGCCGCCGGGGCAGCCCGTGCTCGGCGCGATCCTCGGCAACCCGGTGATGCGGTTCCTCGGCCGGATCTCCTACGGCGTGTTCCTGTGGCAGCTGCTGATCATCGTCTCCTGGTACGACGCGGCGGATCGGACCTTCCGGGGGGACGTGGCGACGGACCTGCCCCTGATGGCGGCGGCGACCATCGCAGCGGGGACCCTGAGCTACTACCTGGTGGAGTGGCCGGTGCAGCGGCTGGCCCGGCGCCGGGACCGGGCCCGCCCGGCCCCTGCCCCGGTGCCGTCCAGCTGA
- a CDS encoding glycosyltransferase family 4 protein, whose product MSADLRLAVVNWRDPWHPAAGGAERYAWELARRFALEGARVHYVTCRAPGQRRRERVEGVEFVRLGGRFTVYPLVLLWMLLHRRRFDAVIDCQNGIPFFTPWVLPRRVPVFCVVHHVHDAQFGLYFPRWLAWLGQVLEGPVSRWTYRRHAFVVVSPSTLRAVRERLGWTGPAHVVHNGSSVAEPDGEVAEAPGDPELVSVTRLVPHKRLNLLLDLTQSLAGSHPALKLHIVGDGPEAPALKAAIGERGLEGVVIAHGYVPENVKAALVARADLHLSTSQGEGWGLSVIEAAALGVPTVAFDVDGLRDAVRDGATGWLVREGDDLAGVVERALKELADPTLRERTATECQRRAAEFDWSRTADRMRDLVTAAVRDGAPARRVGGRRYGGGHSG is encoded by the coding sequence ATGAGCGCGGATCTGCGACTGGCGGTCGTCAACTGGCGGGACCCCTGGCACCCCGCCGCGGGCGGTGCCGAACGGTACGCCTGGGAGTTGGCGCGCAGGTTCGCCCTTGAGGGCGCCCGTGTCCACTACGTGACGTGCCGGGCGCCCGGCCAGCGGCGCAGGGAGCGGGTCGAGGGCGTGGAGTTCGTCCGCCTGGGCGGACGCTTCACCGTCTACCCACTCGTCCTGCTCTGGATGCTGCTGCACCGCCGCCGCTTCGACGCGGTCATCGACTGCCAGAACGGCATCCCGTTCTTCACACCGTGGGTGCTGCCCCGCCGCGTACCGGTGTTCTGCGTCGTCCACCATGTGCACGACGCCCAGTTCGGCTTGTACTTCCCCAGATGGCTCGCCTGGCTCGGGCAAGTGCTGGAGGGGCCGGTGAGCCGCTGGACGTATCGGCGGCATGCGTTCGTTGTCGTCTCGCCGTCCACGTTGCGCGCCGTAAGGGAACGTCTGGGCTGGACGGGGCCCGCCCACGTCGTCCACAACGGGTCGTCTGTCGCCGAACCCGATGGCGAGGTGGCCGAGGCCCCAGGCGACCCGGAACTGGTGTCCGTGACGCGACTCGTCCCGCACAAGCGCCTCAACCTCCTGCTGGACCTCACGCAGAGCCTCGCCGGTAGCCACCCCGCCCTCAAGCTCCACATCGTGGGGGACGGCCCTGAAGCACCCGCGCTGAAAGCCGCCATCGGCGAGCGCGGCCTGGAGGGCGTCGTCATCGCGCACGGATACGTCCCGGAGAACGTCAAGGCGGCCCTGGTCGCCCGCGCCGACCTGCACCTCAGCACGTCCCAGGGCGAAGGGTGGGGTCTCAGCGTGATCGAGGCCGCGGCGCTCGGCGTCCCGACCGTCGCCTTCGACGTGGACGGGCTCCGCGACGCCGTCCGCGACGGGGCCACCGGGTGGCTCGTCCGCGAGGGCGACGACCTGGCCGGAGTCGTCGAGCGCGCCCTCAAGGAGCTGGCCGATCCCACGCTCCGCGAGCGGACGGCCACGGAATGTCAGAGGCGTGCGGCAGAGTTCGACTGGTCGCGCACCGCCGACCGGATGCGCGACCTCGTGACCGCCGCCGTACGCGACGGCGCCCCCGCCCGGCGGGTGGGCGGCCGCCGGTACGGTGGCGGACACTCAGGCTGA
- a CDS encoding glycosyltransferase: MGTWRDGPALLEIVVPAHNEADRLPAGLALLCDKLAGLPLRAEVIVVDNASTDGTAGIVRSFEGPVPVRLVRCDVRGKGAAVRAGLLETRAPYVGFMDADMATDLAALDEAIVLLREGRPVVVGSRRHGRSVVQGYALPVRRLGAITFNRIVRDLVGGIQDTQCGFKFFDGPLGRTAAKQLRTTGFSFDVELLAHCVRRGASVTAIPVIWRDRPGSTFSVWRHSFQCMVDLTLIRARAGFRMPGLPATPIIPVVPVRTILAEPKLPEPRPGAIAIPEQAPAPSAKSG, encoded by the coding sequence ATGGGGACCTGGCGTGACGGCCCCGCCCTCCTGGAGATCGTCGTTCCCGCCCACAACGAGGCCGACCGGCTTCCGGCGGGACTGGCGCTGCTGTGCGACAAGCTCGCCGGCCTCCCGCTGCGCGCGGAGGTCATCGTCGTCGACAACGCCAGCACCGACGGGACGGCCGGGATCGTCCGGTCGTTCGAGGGCCCGGTGCCGGTGCGCCTGGTGCGGTGCGACGTGCGGGGCAAGGGTGCGGCGGTCCGGGCAGGGCTGCTGGAGACGCGGGCCCCGTACGTGGGGTTCATGGACGCCGATATGGCAACAGACCTCGCCGCGCTGGACGAAGCCATCGTCCTGCTGCGCGAGGGCCGCCCGGTCGTGGTCGGGTCAAGGCGCCACGGTCGGTCGGTCGTCCAAGGTTACGCGCTTCCTGTCAGGCGGCTCGGCGCCATCACGTTCAACCGGATCGTCCGCGATCTGGTGGGCGGCATCCAGGACACCCAGTGCGGGTTCAAGTTCTTCGACGGGCCGCTCGGCCGGACGGCGGCGAAGCAGCTGCGCACCACCGGGTTCTCGTTCGACGTCGAGCTGCTGGCCCACTGCGTGCGGCGGGGGGCGTCCGTCACGGCCATCCCGGTCATCTGGCGTGACCGTCCCGGCTCCACCTTCTCTGTATGGCGCCACTCGTTCCAATGCATGGTGGACCTGACGCTCATCCGCGCGCGCGCCGGTTTCCGCATGCCCGGTCTCCCCGCGACGCCGATCATTCCGGTTGTGCCGGTCCGGACGATCCTCGCCGAGCCGAAGCTCCCCGAGCCGCGCCCGGGGGCCATCGCCATCCCCGAGCAGGCGCCGGCGCCGAGCGCAAAGTCAGGATGA